One Skermanella sp. TT6 genomic window, TGGTCGAGGGGCCGCTGGCCGCGCTCGACCAAATCCAGCTCGCGACCGGCGAGGCGGAAGTCAACGCCATAGGATATTGCCTGGGCGGCACCCTGCTCGCCTCCACGCTGGCCTACATGGCGGCGAAGGGCGACGAGCGGATCACCAGCGCGACCTTCTTCACGACCATGACCGACTTCTCCGAGGCCGGCGAGCTGTCCGTCTTCATCGACGAAGAGCAGCTCCAGATGCTCGAGGAGAAGATGAACGAGAAGGGCTACCTGGACGGCAGCACCATGGCGACCAGCTTCAACATGCTGCGCGCCAACGACCTGATCTGGTCCTTCGTGGTCAACAACTACCTGCTGGGCAAGGACCCGTTCCCGTTCGACCTGCTGTACTGGAACTCCGATTCCACCCGCATGCCGGCTCGGATGCACAGCTTCTACCTGCGCAACATGTACCAGAAGAACCTGCTGATCCAGCCGGGCGGCATCAGCCTCAAGGGCGAGCCGATCGACCTGCGGAAGATCAAGACGCCCGTCTTCATGCTGTCCACCCGCGAGGACCACATCGCGCCGTGGAAATCGACCTATGCCGGGACGCAGACCTTCTCCGGCCCGATCAAGTTCGTCCTGTCGGCCTCGGGCCACATCGCCGGCGTGGTCAACCCGCCCGCCGCGGAGAAATACTGCTACTGGACCAACGCCAAGCTGCCCAAGGCCCCGGACGACTGGCTGGCGACCGCCAAGCAGAACCCGGGTTCCTGGTGGCCGGAATGGCAGCGTTGGCTGTCGAAGCATGGCGGCGGCAAGGTGGCGGCGCGGGTTCCCGGCGCGGGCGGACTGCCGGCGATCGAGGATGCCCCCGGTTCCTACGTCGCGGTCAGGATCACCTGAGGAGAAGCCGGGCGGCGCGGGCGCAGCATGCGCCCCGCAGCGTCCCGGATGTCGCTGGGGCGGTCACGGCCGCCGGTAGCTGGCCGCCAGGTCGACATACTGACGGGCCGACCGCGGGAAGAAGGCGGTCTCCTCCGCCGTGACCTCGCGCATGAAGCGCGCGGGCGTTCCCGCCCAGAGCTCCCCCTTGCGGACCCGCTTGCCGGGAGTGAGCAAGGCGCCGGCGGCCACCATGCCGCCGGTCTCCACGTAGGAGCCGTCCATCAGGCAGGCCCTCATGCCGACGAAGCAGCCGCTCTCCAGGGTGCAGGCATGCAGCAGGGCCATGTGGCCGATGGTGATGTCGTCGCCGATATAGGTCCCCTGCCCCCTTGAGGCGACATGGATCACCACGCCGTCCTGGATGTTGGTGCGCGCACCGATCCGGACGACATTGACGTCGCCCCGGACCACGCAGCCGAACCAGATCCCGGACTCCTCGCCGATCTCGACGTCGCCGATCACCACCGCGGTATCCGCGATGAAGGCACTCTCGTGGATGGCAGGTGACTTGCCATGGTGCGGCATGATCAAGGCGGTCATGGTCTCTTCCCCAGTCGCGGTCGTCCGTCGAAACGGCGACACTTAGAGCGGTCCCCGATCAGGTTGAGCCGCCTGGATAGCTGATCCGATGCGTTGCGCCAGGGGCGCAACCTACGATCGCCGGCCCGCATCATCTCCGCCCTGCATCGAGCCGTAGGGTGCGCCCATGGCGCAACACGGTGCGGCGAGTGGAGCGGCCGGCTACGGGGACCGCAGCGGACCGACCTGATCGGGTACAGCTCTAGCCGTCCCGCCGGGAATAACCAAGCCCTGGATGAAGGATCACCGGTCTGCCGGTCAGCGGACGAACTGGCCGTAATGGTTCGCCATCATCTGGGACAGCATCTGCTGGCGGACCTTCGGATCCCTGCTCATCAGCGCCGCCGTGGGATCGGAGGGGGCCGACTGGCTCGCCGTCGAGACGGAGGACTTGCCGCCCTGCATCTGCGCCCTCAGCTCGTCCAGCGGACCGCTGTCGCCATTGCGGAAGGCCTTCAGGGCATCCGACGTCTGCTGCACCTTGGACAGCGCGGTCCGGGCCTTTTCCAGGGCGGCCGACCCGGCGCTCGACGCGTCGGCCGGCAGCTGGCCCGTGGTCGAATAGGCGCCGTTGACCAGTCCGGAAGCGACCTCCTTCGCCGACAGCCCGACCGTCTTCCCCTGGTAGTCGAGCACGGTCGTGTCGGACGACGAGACCTTCTTGTCCCGCACGAGCCCGACCTCGATGCCGATCGAACGCACGCTCGAAGAGAGTCCGTAATTGGTATTGACCGAGCCGACACGGATCTCGACGCCCTTCACATCCTTGGAGGATGCCGCCTTGTCGATCTGGGACGACAGGGACTTCAGCGACTCCTCCGTCGCCTGGGCGCGCTGGTCCTTGTCCTTGTAGATCCCGCCCAGCACGTCGTTCAGCTTGGTCCGCAACTGGTCACGCAAGCTGTCGGCGGTACGCGGCTTGGCCTGGTCGAACTCCAGCTTGACGGCCCCCGCGGCACCGCTGGACCGGGTCGTCGGCGACGCCTTCTCCGAAGCCACCGTGGTCGCAGCCGAAGCGTTGGTCGTGGCCGCTGTCCTGGCGGTGCTGGTCGCCCCCGTCGTCGGGTAGGCGGACAGGAAGCTGGATATCGTCACCATGGATGCAACTCCTTTCTGGAGCCCTCTCCTCCGCCGGCGGAAGGCTATCCAGGGGGCGGAAGCTCACATACCCCGAAATCGTAGCACAGGAACATGCCGCAGGGTAGGAAAACAACCGCGGCGCCATGCGCCTATTTGCGCCGCCAGTCGCCCGACGGCGTCATGACGTACTGTCCGGCGGGCGTCCGCTCGATCAGCTGGCGGCCGGCCACAGCCTGCACGCTCTCGACCGACGCCCCGTTGGTCCGGGCCACCTGGGCGTACCGGTCGAGCCGCTGGGCATTGATCCGGTCCACCAGGGCGCGGATGTCGGCGGGAACGGTTCCGGCGACGAAGCCTACCAGCCCGTCGGGCCGTTCGCCGACCAGTCCCGCCTGCTTGGCCTGGTCCAGGGGAGCCTGCGCCACCGCCGGAACCGCGGCCCCGGTCCCCAGGGCCAGCGCGGCCACGATCAACAAGCGTCTCATTACGTACCGCTCCCCTTTCTGCCGGCACCCTGTCCGCCGCTCCGCGGCGCGCTGCCGGACGGCAATCCGAAGAGTTCGGGATCGTCGGCGAATACCTGCTCCAGGTCGCGCTCGACCCTGATCCGGACTTCCTGTTCGATACGGATGTTCAGGTTGATCTCGATCGGCTTGTCGGGAGCCTCGACCTTGACCGTCGGGCTGCATGCCGCCAGCACCGGGGCGAGGCCGGCCAGCGCCGTTCCGAGAAGCAGGCGCCGGCGCGCGATCGGGATGTGCGTCATTTGTCCTGGGCCTGGAATTCCTGGATCCGGTCGCGTACCGCTTCCGGGATCCGATAGGTTGTGATGCCGCGCCGCAGGATCGTGTCGAGCGCGCCGTCGACATTAAGATTAAGCGCCACCGGATATCCATCATAGAAATCGGGATTGGACCCGCGGATCGCGAAACCGATCGCCATCTCGCCGCCCGCCGTCCCGTTCACCGCCAGTTCGATCGATTCGTACCGGAAGTCGGTCAGCGCCTGGAGCAGCATGTCGGTGCTGCTGCCGGGATCGCCCTTCAGGAAGGACGGGGGCGCCTCCGGATCGTAACGGAGGGTGCCGGGGCCCATGGTCTCCAGCTTGCCGTCCGCGACGGTGACGGAGTCCGGGCCGATCCGAACAGGGAGGCGTCCGCCCAGGGTGCCCGTGGCCGACAGCCCCTCGACCGCCGCGACCGAGAGAAGCCTCTGAAGGTCGATTCCCGTCGCTTCCAGCTCGATCGTCCGCTCCTCGCCTCCCGGCTTGAAATCCCCGGGCCCGAGATCGAACGGAAGCGCCCTCACGATCCCGCCGGCCCACTGCCATTGGGCCCGGGCGACCGAAAGCCTGTCCGCCGCGCCTCCGAAATCCACCACGGCGTTCGTCAGGGGCAGGCCGACATCCATCAGGGCGACCGACAGGATCTGCCCCGGCGGGAGGCGAATCGGGGCCAGGCTGTCCGCCGTCAGGACCGCGTTGATACCCTGCGCCGTGACGCCGCCGGCCCCGACCGCCGCGTCCTCGATCAGGATCGATGCGCTTCCCTTGCCGCTCCCCTCCCCCCAGGCGAACCGGCCGTCCATACCGAAGGTGCCGCTGGCGGTCTCGACCCAATCGCCCAGGAGGGGGAACAGGCCGGTGAGTCCCGGCCCATCGGGCGCGAACCGGACGGGCGGGATCCTCACCTCGGCCGACCCCGCCCCGGCGGCCATGTCCTGCTCGCCCGAGATGGCGATGGCGACCGCGCCGCCGGCATCCGCCAGCCGCGCATCGAAGCGTACCGTCGCCAAGGGATCCCCCTCCGCATGGCCCTTCGCCCGAAGCGGCGCCACCAGCGGCTTCGGGCGGTCATGGCGGATCGTCGCGATGGCGTAATCCGCCGTGAGGGGCCGTCCCTTCGCGGGATCGAAACTCGCCTTGCCGGACAGGCCCTCGCCGACGACGCCCTGCCGGGGAAGCGAGATCGTCCCCTGCCGCCATGCGACGTCGATGCCCGTGGGAGCCCCGGTCGCCGCCAGGGCCGCATCGACCACCATGGCGGGGGATCGTCCGGCCACCGGCACCCCCTGCACGGTCAGCCTGAGCGGCGCGGGCCTGACCGCGAACGCCAGCACCGTGCCTTCGGCCAGGCTATAGTCGAGGAAGCCCTTGCCGGGCACCGCCTCCAGGCACAGCGACTTCGGTTCGCTCACCCTCACCGGTCCGGCGGCGGCCCCGGAGGCGGTCAGCGTGACGCATCCGTCGGGGACATAGCTCCACCGCCCGTCCTCCGACCGGATCGTCCCGGCGGTACGCAAGGCCGCATCCTTCACCTCGACCCCGTCCGGCATCAGCCCGGAAAGCGGCATATCCAAGTCCAGCCGGCCGCCGATCCCCGCGGCGAAGGAATAGGCCAGCTCGATCCGGCCGATCCGCCGCTCCCGCGCCGCGTCGTTCCAGACATCGATGTCGGTGCCGGACAGGTCCATCCGCACGACGTCGACCCGAGCGTCCGGCCAGCCGGAGTCGCGGAGCATCCGCTCGCCCTGCCATTCGACCAGGGACGGCAGGCCCAGCAGCCCGGCCCCGACCACGGCGACCAGGGCCGGAAAAATCCATGTCCAGCGACGCGCCATCGCGTCCCTACCTCCCGCTCGACGATATGTTTCGCCCACGGAAGCTAGCACTCCGTCGTGGCAGAAAAAGGACATTCGGGAATGTTCGTTTGCGAAAATACAAAACGGGCATTATGTTCGTTTTCGAACATACCGAGGGGCTTTTCGGAGGATGGAGATGGATCGGCAGGATACGGCGGTGGATCTTCTGGTGATCGGCGGCGGCATCAACGGCGCGGGCATCGCGCGCGACGCGGCCGGTCGCGGACTTTCCGTGATCCTGTGCGAACAGGCCGACCTCGCCAGCGCCACCTCCTCCTCCAGCAGCAAGCTGATCCATGGCGGACTGCGCTATCTCGAACAGTACGAGTTCCGCCTGGTCCGCGAGGCCCTGGCGGAACGCGAGGTGCTCCTGCGGATCGCCCCCCACATCATCTGGCCGATGCGGTTCGTGCTGCCGCACAACCGGCTGCTCCGCCCGGCCTGGATGATCAGGCTGGGCCTGTTCCTCTACGACCATATCGGGGGACGGCGCAGCCTGCCGGGCACCAGGAGCCTGGATTTCCGGACCGACCGGGCGGAGGGCGCGCCGCTGAAGCCGGAGCTGGCCCGCGGGTTCGCCTATTCCGACTGCTGGGTCGAGGACAGCCGTCTGGTCGTGCTCAACGCCATGGATGCCCGCGCGCGCGGCGCGGAGATCCTGCCGCGCACCCGCTGCGTCGAGGCGCGGCGCGAGGGCGACCGCTGGACCGCGCGGCTGAAGGACCTGGCGACCGGCGCCGAGCGGGTGGTCACCGCGCGGATCCTGGTCAACGCCGCCGGCCCCTGGGTCGAGCGCTTCCTGCACGGGATCGCCGGCCAGAAGGGCAGCGCCCACATGCGGCTGGTCAAGGGCAGCCACATCGTGGTTCCCCGCCTGTACGAGGGCGACCACGCCTACATCCTCCAGAACACCGACCGCAGGGTGATCTTCGCGATTCCCTACGAGCACCGCTTCACGCTGATCGGCACCACCGACATCCCGTTCCAGGGTGACGCCTCGGACGTCCGGATCGATCCGGAGGAGACCGCCTACCTGTGCGCTGCGGTGAACCGCTATTTCCGGACGGAGATCGGGCCGCAGGACGTCGTCCGGAGCTATTCCGGCGTCCGCCCGCTCTATGACGACGACAGCGCCGCGAACCCGTCCACCGTCACGCGCGACTACGTCTTCGACCTGTCGGGCGATGCGGGCGAAGCGCCGCTGCTGTCGATCTACGGCGGCAAGATCACCACGTACCGGCGGCTGGCCGAGCATGCCATGGACAAGCTGGCGGGCTTCATCCCTGGCCTGGCGCCGTCCTGGACCGCGACGGCCCCGCTGCCCGGCGGCGACATGCCGGACGCGCGGTTCGACCCCTTCGCCGCCGCCTTCAAGGCCCGGCGTCCCTGGCTGCCCGCCGCGGTGGCGCAGCGGCTCTGCCGGCTCTACGGCACCATGGCCGAGGAGATCGTCGGCGCTGCCGCCTCGCTCCAGGACATGGGCGCCGATTTCGGCGGCGGCCTGTACGAGCGCGAGGCCGCCTGGCTGGTCGAGCGGGAATGGGCGCGCACCGCCGACGACATCCTGTGGCGCCGGACCAAGCTGGGCCTCCATGTCCCGGCCGAAGGCGCCGAACGCCTCGCCGACTGGCTCGCCCAACGGCTCGGCGGGTCCAAATCCCTGGCGCAGGCGAGCTGACGGCCGCCCCCGATCGGGTGTTCGCGAGGCACGGCTTTCTTCCCGCCACCGCTTCCACTATGGTCCCCGCGTCACCGACCTGCACTGTGGAAGCAACGATGCGCTGGTTGAAGACCCTAATCATGGCGACCCTGATGGGCGCCTTTCTCTGGAGTGGGGAGGCTTTTGCCTTGGATCCTGAAAACACCCTCTACCTCGACCTGAAGGATGGCCGAGTCGTGATCGAGCTGAAGCCCGATCTGGCTCCCAACCACGTCGCGCGGATCAAGGAACTGACCCGCCAAGGCTTCTACGACGGCCTCGTGTTCCATCGCGTGATCGACGGCTTCATGGCCCAGACCGGCGACCCCCGGGGCGACGGCACCGGCGGGTCCGGCCAGAAGCTGAAGGCCGAATTCTCCAACTACAAGCATGTCCGCGGCACCGTCTCCATGGCCCGGGCCCAGGATCCGAACAGCGGCGACAGCCAGTTCTACATCATGTTCGCGCCGTCGCCGCACCTGGACCGGCAGTACACGGTCTGGGGCCAGGTGGTCGAGGGCATGGAGTTCGTCGACAACATCAAGAAGGGATCGTCCATGCGCAACGGCGCGGTGACCGATCCCGACCGCATCGTCAAGATGCAGGTCGCCGCGGACGCCCAGTAGGCGCCGGCCCAGCCCTCTCCCGGCCGCGGGAGAGGGCGTCGGCCGCCACGTTTCGCCGGCGCCGCCGGTGCCCGGCGAGGCCGATTGATTTGGCCTGTGCGCCATGGCATCGTTGGACCGCGGCAGTATGTAGCGGAGCGACAATGCCGCACCGTCCGGTGGCCCGGGCGTTGTCTCGAGCAGGTTTGGAAAGATCGCCACGGTAATGCCGGGCCAACAAGAATGAACCCATGGGGGAGGCGGAACTCAATGAATGCCATCAAGCATGCGCTGATGGGCGTGGGCGCGGTGCTCGTCATGACGGCATCGACCGGGGCCTGGGCGCAGAAGGTCGTCGTCGGGGTGAGCTGGTCCAACTTCCAGGAGGAACGCTGGAAGACCGACGAGGCCGCCATCAAGGCCCGCCTGGCCGAACTGGGCGCCGACTACATCAGCGCCGACGCGCAGAGCTCGCCGTCCAAGCAGCTCTCGGACGTCGAGAGCCTGATCACCCGCGGGGCCACCGCGCTGATCGTGCTGGCCCAGGACAACAACGCCATCATGCCGGCGATTTCAAAGGCGACCGCCGAGGGCATCCCCGTGCTGGG contains:
- the glpD gene encoding glycerol-3-phosphate dehydrogenase; translated protein: MDRQDTAVDLLVIGGGINGAGIARDAAGRGLSVILCEQADLASATSSSSSKLIHGGLRYLEQYEFRLVREALAEREVLLRIAPHIIWPMRFVLPHNRLLRPAWMIRLGLFLYDHIGGRRSLPGTRSLDFRTDRAEGAPLKPELARGFAYSDCWVEDSRLVVLNAMDARARGAEILPRTRCVEARREGDRWTARLKDLATGAERVVTARILVNAAGPWVERFLHGIAGQKGSAHMRLVKGSHIVVPRLYEGDHAYILQNTDRRVIFAIPYEHRFTLIGTTDIPFQGDASDVRIDPEETAYLCAAVNRYFRTEIGPQDVVRSYSGVRPLYDDDSAANPSTVTRDYVFDLSGDAGEAPLLSIYGGKITTYRRLAEHAMDKLAGFIPGLAPSWTATAPLPGGDMPDARFDPFAAAFKARRPWLPAAVAQRLCRLYGTMAEEIVGAAASLQDMGADFGGGLYEREAAWLVEREWARTADDILWRRTKLGLHVPAEGAERLADWLAQRLGGSKSLAQAS
- a CDS encoding peptidylprolyl isomerase: MATLMGAFLWSGEAFALDPENTLYLDLKDGRVVIELKPDLAPNHVARIKELTRQGFYDGLVFHRVIDGFMAQTGDPRGDGTGGSGQKLKAEFSNYKHVRGTVSMARAQDPNSGDSQFYIMFAPSPHLDRQYTVWGQVVEGMEFVDNIKKGSSMRNGAVTDPDRIVKMQVAADAQ
- a CDS encoding YdbL family protein, whose translation is MRRLLIVAALALGTGAAVPAVAQAPLDQAKQAGLVGERPDGLVGFVAGTVPADIRALVDRINAQRLDRYAQVARTNGASVESVQAVAGRQLIERTPAGQYVMTPSGDWRRK
- a CDS encoding gamma carbonic anhydrase family protein, which gives rise to MTALIMPHHGKSPAIHESAFIADTAVVIGDVEIGEESGIWFGCVVRGDVNVVRIGARTNIQDGVVIHVASRGQGTYIGDDITIGHMALLHACTLESGCFVGMRACLMDGSYVETGGMVAAGALLTPGKRVRKGELWAGTPARFMREVTAEETAFFPRSARQYVDLAASYRRP
- a CDS encoding YdbH domain-containing protein, with protein sequence MARRWTWIFPALVAVVGAGLLGLPSLVEWQGERMLRDSGWPDARVDVVRMDLSGTDIDVWNDAARERRIGRIELAYSFAAGIGGRLDLDMPLSGLMPDGVEVKDAALRTAGTIRSEDGRWSYVPDGCVTLTASGAAAGPVRVSEPKSLCLEAVPGKGFLDYSLAEGTVLAFAVRPAPLRLTVQGVPVAGRSPAMVVDAALAATGAPTGIDVAWRQGTISLPRQGVVGEGLSGKASFDPAKGRPLTADYAIATIRHDRPKPLVAPLRAKGHAEGDPLATVRFDARLADAGGAVAIAISGEQDMAAGAGSAEVRIPPVRFAPDGPGLTGLFPLLGDWVETASGTFGMDGRFAWGEGSGKGSASILIEDAAVGAGGVTAQGINAVLTADSLAPIRLPPGQILSVALMDVGLPLTNAVVDFGGAADRLSVARAQWQWAGGIVRALPFDLGPGDFKPGGEERTIELEATGIDLQRLLSVAAVEGLSATGTLGGRLPVRIGPDSVTVADGKLETMGPGTLRYDPEAPPSFLKGDPGSSTDMLLQALTDFRYESIELAVNGTAGGEMAIGFAIRGSNPDFYDGYPVALNLNVDGALDTILRRGITTYRIPEAVRDRIQEFQAQDK
- a CDS encoding YnbE family lipoprotein, whose translation is MTHIPIARRRLLLGTALAGLAPVLAACSPTVKVEAPDKPIEINLNIRIEQEVRIRVERDLEQVFADDPELFGLPSGSAPRSGGQGAGRKGSGT